One genomic window of Methyloceanibacter sp. wino2 includes the following:
- the gltB gene encoding glutamate synthase large subunit produces MAPRALIPGPFNAAATGMPRAEGLYDPANEHDACGVGFIADLKGNKSHKIIEHGLEILVNLTHRGAAGADPRDGDGAGMLIQIPHDFFVEVCAPLGFTLPEPGEYAVGQIFMPSNQAQRIYCESAIERVVESEGLTLLGWRTVPTDNSTLSPEVIETEPVHRQVFIGRGPGIKDETDFERKLYLLRKVISNTINGETGGHDIGFYIVSMSCRTVIYKGMFLAYQLGAYYQDLHHPKFSSALALVHQRFSTNTFPSWKLSHPFRMVAHNGEINTLRGNVNWMAARQASVSSPLFGDNISKLWPISYEGQSDTACFDNALEFLVQGGYSLAHAAMMLIPEAWAGNPLMDAKRRAFYEYHACLMEPWDGPAAMAFTDGRQIGATLDRNGLRPARYFVTDDGLVVMASETGVLPFPEDKIVEKWRLQPGRMLLIDLEKGCIISDEEVKAEMTDSHPYQEWLDRTQIQVHELPGANVAPTRPNVSLLDRQQAFGYSQESLKFLMLPMAQTGQEAIGSMGTDTPISALSNRPKLLHTYFKQNFAQVTNPPIDPIREELVMSLVTFIGPRPNLLDLEGTSKDKRLEAAQPILSNENLERIRAIGAVADNQFLTVTLDMTYPAKDGEKGMAGALDQLCKKAEAAVLEGDNIIILSDRATDSDRIPLPSLLATSAVHHHLIRCGLRTSVGLVVETGEACEVNQFCTLAGYGAEAINPYLAFETLETLLPDLDEDITLDEAITRYIKAVSKGMLKVMSKMGISTYQSYCGAQIFDAVGLKSDFVAKYFTGTNSQVEGVGLAEIAKETVERHKAAFGDAPVLRNALDVGGEYAFRVRGEAHSWRPQVVADLQHAVRGNLPEKYRSYAEAINQQDKELLTLRGMFRIKDADELGQKPVPLDEVEPASEIVKRFATGAMSFGSISREAHTTLAIAMNRIGGKSNTGEGGEEVDRFTPLPNGDSMRSAIKQVASGRFGVTTEYLSNADMIQIKVAQGAKPGEGGQLPGHKVDGTIAKVRHSTPGVGLISPPPHHDIYSIEDLKQLIYDLKNVNPKADISVKLVSEVGVGTVAAGVAKAMSDHVTISGFEGGTGASPLTSLKHAGSPWEIGLAETQQTLVLNRLRGRIAVQVDGGLRTGRDVIVGALLGADEFGFSTAPLIAAGCIMMRKCHLNTCPVGIATQDPVLRARFTGAPEHVINFFFYVAEEVREYMAALGFRKFEEMIGRTEVLDKEVAIDHWKARGLDFTKLFHKPDNADTHPIRHTELQDHGLETVLDTKLIELARAAIDEKAPVKIDLPIKNVDRSTGAMLSGEIAKRYGHAGLLDDTIWVRFNGSAGQSFGAWLAHGVTFDLVGEGNDYVGKGLSGGRIIVRPPEESKIIPEKSIIVGNTVLYGAISGECYFHGVGGERFGVRNSGATAVIEGTGDHGCEYMTGGVVVVIGPTGRNFAAGMSGGIAYVLDESGDFEQRCNMAMVELEPIPSEDQAMEKYLHEGGDLETHGLVDLTDMTRHDALRLRKLIENHLHYTGSARAREILDNWATYLPKFVKVMPVEYRRALQEMARQQAADPDGLGTIEIGLRETGK; encoded by the coding sequence ATGGCACCCCGTGCGCTCATACCTGGACCTTTCAACGCGGCTGCGACTGGCATGCCGCGCGCGGAAGGACTCTACGATCCGGCCAACGAACACGATGCCTGTGGCGTCGGCTTTATCGCGGACCTGAAAGGCAACAAGAGCCACAAGATCATTGAGCATGGCCTCGAGATCTTGGTGAACCTGACCCATCGCGGCGCGGCGGGTGCGGACCCGCGCGACGGCGACGGCGCGGGCATGCTCATTCAGATTCCGCACGACTTCTTCGTAGAGGTCTGCGCCCCGCTCGGGTTCACGCTGCCGGAGCCGGGCGAGTATGCCGTCGGCCAGATTTTCATGCCCTCCAATCAGGCGCAGCGCATCTATTGCGAATCCGCGATCGAGCGCGTGGTCGAATCCGAAGGCCTGACGCTGCTGGGCTGGCGCACCGTGCCGACCGACAATTCGACGCTGTCGCCGGAGGTCATCGAGACCGAGCCGGTTCACAGGCAAGTCTTCATCGGACGCGGTCCCGGCATCAAGGACGAGACCGACTTCGAGCGTAAGCTCTATCTCCTGCGCAAAGTGATCTCCAACACGATCAACGGCGAGACCGGCGGCCACGACATCGGCTTCTACATCGTGTCCATGTCCTGCCGCACGGTGATCTACAAAGGCATGTTCCTGGCCTATCAGCTGGGCGCCTACTACCAGGATCTCCACCACCCGAAATTCAGCTCGGCGTTGGCGCTCGTCCATCAGAGGTTTTCGACGAACACCTTCCCGTCTTGGAAGCTGTCGCATCCCTTCCGCATGGTTGCGCATAACGGCGAGATCAACACGCTGCGGGGCAATGTGAACTGGATGGCCGCACGCCAGGCGAGCGTGTCGTCGCCCCTGTTCGGCGACAACATTTCGAAGCTGTGGCCAATTTCGTACGAGGGACAGTCCGACACGGCCTGCTTCGACAACGCCCTCGAGTTCCTGGTGCAAGGCGGCTACAGCCTCGCCCATGCGGCGATGATGCTCATTCCCGAAGCGTGGGCGGGCAACCCGCTTATGGATGCCAAGCGCCGCGCCTTCTACGAATATCATGCGTGCCTGATGGAGCCGTGGGACGGCCCGGCCGCCATGGCCTTCACCGATGGACGGCAGATCGGCGCGACGCTCGACCGGAACGGATTGCGTCCGGCCCGGTACTTCGTCACGGACGACGGCCTCGTCGTGATGGCGTCGGAGACCGGCGTCCTGCCCTTCCCGGAAGACAAGATCGTCGAGAAGTGGCGGCTCCAGCCCGGCAGGATGCTGCTCATCGATCTCGAAAAGGGCTGCATCATCTCCGACGAAGAGGTCAAAGCGGAGATGACCGACTCGCATCCTTATCAGGAGTGGCTCGACCGGACGCAGATCCAGGTGCATGAGCTGCCGGGCGCGAACGTGGCGCCGACGCGCCCCAATGTCAGCCTGTTGGATCGCCAGCAAGCCTTCGGCTATTCGCAAGAGAGCCTGAAGTTCCTGATGCTGCCCATGGCCCAGACCGGCCAGGAGGCCATCGGGTCCATGGGAACCGACACGCCCATCTCGGCTCTGTCGAACCGGCCGAAGCTGCTGCACACCTATTTCAAGCAGAACTTCGCGCAAGTGACGAACCCGCCGATCGATCCGATCCGCGAGGAACTCGTGATGTCACTGGTGACGTTCATCGGCCCGCGGCCGAACCTGCTCGACCTCGAAGGCACGTCGAAGGACAAGCGCCTGGAAGCGGCCCAACCCATTCTCTCAAATGAGAATCTGGAGCGCATCCGGGCCATCGGCGCGGTCGCCGACAATCAGTTCCTGACGGTCACGCTCGACATGACCTATCCCGCCAAGGACGGCGAAAAGGGCATGGCGGGCGCGCTCGACCAGCTCTGCAAAAAGGCGGAAGCCGCTGTCCTGGAAGGCGACAACATCATCATCCTGTCGGACCGGGCGACGGACAGCGACCGCATTCCTCTGCCCTCGCTTCTGGCGACGAGCGCGGTGCATCATCACCTGATCCGGTGCGGGCTGCGCACGTCCGTGGGTCTCGTGGTCGAGACTGGCGAAGCCTGCGAAGTGAACCAGTTCTGCACGCTGGCAGGCTATGGCGCGGAAGCCATCAACCCCTATCTCGCTTTCGAGACGCTCGAGACCCTGCTGCCGGACCTCGACGAGGACATCACTCTCGACGAGGCGATCACCCGCTACATCAAGGCCGTCAGCAAGGGCATGCTGAAGGTCATGTCCAAGATGGGCATCTCGACCTATCAGTCCTATTGCGGCGCGCAGATTTTCGACGCGGTCGGTCTGAAGTCCGACTTCGTGGCCAAGTACTTCACCGGCACCAACAGCCAGGTCGAAGGCGTGGGCCTTGCAGAGATCGCAAAGGAGACCGTCGAACGGCATAAGGCCGCTTTCGGCGACGCTCCTGTCTTGCGGAACGCGCTCGACGTCGGCGGCGAGTATGCCTTCCGGGTGCGCGGCGAGGCTCATTCGTGGCGGCCGCAGGTCGTGGCGGATCTCCAGCATGCGGTCCGTGGCAACTTGCCCGAGAAGTACCGCAGCTATGCCGAGGCCATAAACCAGCAGGACAAGGAACTCCTGACCCTGCGCGGCATGTTCCGCATCAAGGATGCCGACGAACTCGGCCAGAAGCCGGTCCCGCTCGACGAGGTGGAGCCGGCCAGCGAGATCGTGAAGCGCTTCGCGACGGGCGCCATGTCGTTCGGCTCGATCAGCCGCGAGGCTCACACGACCCTGGCGATTGCCATGAACCGCATCGGCGGCAAGTCGAACACGGGCGAAGGCGGCGAGGAAGTCGATCGCTTCACGCCGCTGCCCAATGGCGATTCCATGCGGTCGGCGATCAAGCAGGTTGCCTCGGGCCGTTTTGGTGTAACCACGGAGTATCTCTCCAACGCGGACATGATCCAGATTAAGGTCGCGCAGGGTGCGAAGCCCGGCGAAGGCGGCCAGCTGCCGGGCCACAAGGTCGATGGGACGATCGCCAAGGTCCGGCACTCGACGCCGGGCGTCGGCCTCATCTCCCCGCCCCCGCACCATGACATCTACTCGATCGAGGATCTCAAGCAGCTGATCTACGATCTCAAGAACGTCAATCCGAAGGCCGACATCTCCGTGAAGCTCGTGTCGGAAGTGGGCGTCGGCACGGTCGCCGCGGGCGTGGCCAAGGCCATGTCCGATCACGTGACGATCTCGGGCTTCGAGGGCGGCACGGGCGCCTCGCCCCTGACCTCGCTCAAGCATGCCGGATCGCCCTGGGAAATCGGACTTGCGGAAACGCAGCAGACTCTGGTGCTGAACCGGCTGCGCGGACGCATCGCCGTGCAGGTCGATGGCGGCTTGCGCACCGGCCGCGACGTGATCGTCGGCGCGCTGCTCGGGGCGGACGAGTTTGGTTTTTCGACGGCTCCGTTGATCGCGGCTGGCTGCATCATGATGCGCAAATGCCATCTGAATACCTGCCCCGTGGGCATCGCCACCCAGGACCCGGTCCTGAGAGCGCGGTTCACCGGCGCGCCGGAACACGTGATCAACTTCTTCTTCTATGTCGCCGAGGAAGTGCGCGAGTACATGGCCGCGCTCGGCTTCCGGAAGTTCGAAGAGATGATCGGCCGCACCGAGGTGTTGGACAAGGAAGTCGCCATTGACCACTGGAAGGCGCGCGGGCTCGACTTCACCAAGCTGTTCCATAAGCCCGACAACGCCGACACGCACCCGATCCGGCATACCGAGCTGCAGGACCATGGACTGGAGACCGTTCTCGACACCAAGCTGATCGAACTTGCCCGCGCGGCCATCGATGAGAAGGCGCCGGTCAAGATCGACCTGCCGATCAAGAATGTCGACCGTTCGACCGGCGCAATGCTGTCCGGCGAGATCGCCAAGCGCTACGGCCATGCCGGTCTTCTGGACGACACGATCTGGGTCCGCTTTAACGGATCCGCCGGCCAAAGCTTCGGCGCCTGGCTGGCCCACGGCGTGACCTTCGACCTCGTCGGCGAAGGCAACGACTATGTTGGCAAGGGCCTGTCAGGCGGCCGCATCATCGTCCGTCCGCCGGAGGAATCGAAGATCATCCCCGAGAAGTCGATCATCGTCGGCAACACGGTCCTGTACGGCGCCATTTCCGGCGAGTGCTACTTCCACGGCGTCGGCGGCGAACGCTTCGGCGTGCGCAACTCCGGCGCCACGGCGGTGATTGAAGGCACCGGCGATCACGGCTGCGAGTACATGACCGGCGGCGTGGTCGTCGTGATCGGCCCCACGGGCCGCAACTTCGCGGCGGGCATGTCGGGCGGCATCGCCTATGTGCTCGACGAGTCCGGCGATTTCGAGCAACGCTGCAACATGGCCATGGTTGAGCTCGAGCCGATCCCGAGCGAGGACCAAGCCATGGAGAAATATCTCCATGAGGGCGGCGACCTGGAGACCCACGGCCTCGTGGATCTCACGGACATGACGCGCCACGACGCGTTGCGCCTGCGCAAGCTGATCGAAAACCATCTGCACTATACCGGCTCGGCCCGCGCCCGAGAGATCTTGGACAATTGGGCCACCTACCTGCCGAAATTCGTCAAGGTCATGCCGGTGGAGTATCGCCGCGCGCTGCAGGAAATGGCGCGTCAACAGGCTGCCGATCCGGATGGGCTCGGCACGATCGAAATCGGCCTGCGCGAGACGGGCAAATAA
- a CDS encoding glutamate synthase subunit beta yields the protein MGKVTGFLEIEREDRSYQPAADRVRHFKEFVIDPSEADITKQAARCMDCGIPYCHTGCPINNQIPDWNDLVYHDDWQDAALNLHSTNNFPEVTGRICPAPCEAACTLNIIDEPVTIKSIERAIADRAFDQGWIVPQPPEKKTGKSVAVVGSGPAGLAAAQQLARAGHDVHVYEKHAHPGGLLRYGIPDFKMEKFIIERRVTQMEAEGVTFHCNVEVGKDVDIRDLERKHDAVLLAGGSEHPRDLAVPGRDLDGVHFAMTFLPQQNRRVSGEPLGDVDSITAEGKRVVVIGGGDTGSDCIGTSFRQGATAVTQLEIMPEPPEQENKALTWPHWPLKFRTSSSQAEGAVRDFSVATNRFLGDGKVEKLECVRLDEQMKPIEGSEFTIPADLVFLAMGFLHPVHEGMIADLKVELDQRGNVKANDVDYQTSRSKIFVAGDMRRGQSLVVWAIREGRQAAHSIDKFLMGSTTLPR from the coding sequence ATGGGCAAAGTTACAGGGTTTCTGGAAATCGAGCGGGAAGACCGGTCCTATCAGCCGGCCGCCGACCGCGTGCGCCATTTCAAGGAGTTCGTGATCGATCCGAGTGAAGCGGACATCACGAAACAGGCTGCGCGCTGCATGGATTGCGGCATCCCCTATTGTCACACGGGCTGCCCAATCAACAACCAGATCCCCGACTGGAACGACCTCGTCTATCACGACGATTGGCAGGACGCCGCGCTGAACCTGCACTCCACGAACAACTTCCCGGAAGTGACGGGTCGCATCTGTCCGGCGCCCTGCGAGGCGGCGTGTACGCTGAACATCATCGACGAGCCGGTGACGATCAAATCCATCGAGCGCGCCATCGCGGACCGCGCCTTTGACCAAGGCTGGATCGTGCCGCAGCCGCCCGAGAAGAAGACCGGCAAGAGCGTCGCCGTTGTCGGATCGGGGCCCGCGGGGCTTGCGGCCGCCCAGCAACTGGCCCGCGCCGGCCACGACGTGCATGTGTACGAAAAGCACGCCCATCCCGGCGGGCTGCTCCGCTACGGCATTCCCGACTTCAAGATGGAGAAGTTCATCATCGAGCGTCGCGTGACGCAGATGGAGGCCGAGGGCGTCACGTTCCACTGCAATGTGGAAGTGGGCAAGGATGTCGACATCCGTGACCTGGAGCGCAAGCACGACGCCGTTCTGCTGGCCGGCGGATCGGAGCATCCGCGCGACCTCGCCGTGCCGGGGCGCGATCTCGACGGCGTTCACTTCGCGATGACCTTCTTGCCGCAGCAGAACCGCCGTGTGTCGGGAGAGCCGTTGGGCGATGTCGACTCCATCACGGCCGAAGGCAAGCGCGTGGTCGTGATCGGTGGCGGCGATACGGGCTCGGACTGCATCGGCACGTCGTTCCGGCAGGGCGCGACCGCCGTGACGCAGCTTGAGATCATGCCGGAGCCGCCCGAGCAGGAGAACAAGGCGCTGACCTGGCCGCACTGGCCGCTCAAGTTCCGCACCTCATCGAGCCAGGCCGAAGGCGCCGTCCGCGACTTCAGTGTGGCCACGAACCGATTCCTCGGCGACGGCAAGGTCGAGAAGCTGGAGTGCGTGCGCCTCGACGAGCAGATGAAGCCGATCGAGGGGAGCGAATTCACGATCCCGGCTGATCTCGTCTTCCTCGCCATGGGCTTCCTGCACCCGGTGCACGAGGGCATGATCGCGGACCTCAAGGTCGAGCTCGACCAGCGCGGCAACGTCAAAGCGAACGACGTCGACTACCAGACCTCGCGGAGCAAGATCTTCGTCGCGGGCGACATGCGCCGTGGCCAGTCGCTCGTGGTCTGGGCCATCCGCGAAGGACGGCAAGCCGCCCACTCAATCGACAAATTCCTGATGGGATCGACCACGCTGCCGCGCTAA
- a CDS encoding DUF2282 domain-containing protein, which produces MTHHSKSLSGVAVASAFAAALGMAATTTPAAAEDEQEKCFGVAKAGENDCAAGAGTTCAGTATIDYQGNAWKLVPKGTCTTMKLPGDREGSLTALERDMPPA; this is translated from the coding sequence ATGACCCATCACTCCAAGTCACTCTCCGGCGTCGCCGTGGCCAGCGCCTTTGCTGCCGCGCTTGGCATGGCCGCAACCACCACGCCGGCTGCCGCCGAGGATGAGCAAGAGAAATGTTTCGGCGTCGCCAAGGCCGGCGAGAACGACTGTGCCGCGGGCGCCGGCACGACCTGCGCCGGCACGGCGACGATCGATTATCAGGGGAATGCCTGGAAGCTCGTACCCAAGGGGACTTGCACCACCATGAAACTGCCGGGCGACCGCGAGGGCAGCCTTACGGCGCTCGAGCGCGACATGCCGCCTGCGTAA
- a CDS encoding DUF459 domain-containing protein: protein MPRLIGSIVLLLAALLVSTASTPVAAQDALAHRSYITPFPNGDRYRVVVLGDGDADGLWSGLYRTFEEDLTVDVLNQSKKWTGFTDPTRYDWNGKIDQILNDGTYHVAVVQFGLGEHKAIRENGKVLNVGTEEWRQAYGARVETFIRKLRAAGLGVYWVGLPVMRSAGQRAAAERLNDVFREKAFVNGAKFIDTWSEFADENGQYTLVGTDEDGRKQHMRSGDGFTSRGDLKLAQLVNKELRQDIELAKKERDIPLAGDPEEQEKVATGLTSPEPATRTAVAGDTADGEGGDALREDQVGDVSVVRPNRGAAAPINDPDGDTGSGGAPDPQVITSNLPGGYTAISSISAVSDVTLSSSRPQLPLAQRPYYRVLVRGEQLEPKSGRADDFAWPPS from the coding sequence ATGCCTCGTTTGATCGGCTCGATCGTGCTGCTGCTGGCAGCGCTTCTCGTGTCCACGGCCTCGACGCCCGTGGCCGCGCAAGATGCGCTCGCGCACCGCAGCTACATCACACCGTTCCCCAATGGCGACCGCTACCGCGTGGTGGTGCTCGGCGACGGGGATGCGGACGGGCTCTGGAGTGGGCTCTACCGCACTTTCGAAGAAGATCTCACCGTAGACGTCCTGAACCAGTCCAAGAAGTGGACCGGCTTCACGGATCCCACGCGCTACGACTGGAACGGCAAGATCGACCAGATCCTGAACGATGGGACCTATCACGTCGCCGTCGTTCAGTTCGGCCTTGGCGAGCACAAGGCGATCCGGGAGAACGGCAAGGTGCTCAATGTAGGCACCGAAGAATGGCGCCAGGCCTATGGTGCCCGCGTCGAGACGTTCATTCGGAAATTGCGAGCCGCGGGGCTCGGCGTTTACTGGGTCGGGCTGCCGGTGATGCGCTCGGCCGGCCAACGGGCCGCCGCCGAACGTCTCAACGACGTGTTTCGCGAGAAAGCCTTCGTGAACGGCGCCAAGTTCATCGATACATGGAGCGAGTTCGCCGACGAGAACGGCCAATACACGCTGGTGGGTACCGACGAGGACGGGCGGAAGCAACACATGCGCAGTGGCGACGGTTTCACGTCGCGCGGCGATCTGAAACTGGCCCAGCTCGTGAACAAGGAACTGCGCCAGGACATCGAACTTGCGAAGAAGGAACGCGACATTCCGCTCGCCGGCGATCCCGAGGAGCAGGAAAAGGTGGCGACGGGACTGACATCGCCTGAGCCTGCCACCCGGACAGCTGTCGCGGGCGATACGGCGGACGGCGAGGGAGGCGATGCCCTGCGGGAGGATCAGGTCGGAGATGTCAGCGTGGTGCGCCCGAATCGCGGCGCGGCTGCGCCGATCAACGATCCCGATGGAGACACGGGGTCCGGCGGGGCGCCCGATCCGCAGGTCATCACGTCCAATCTGCCCGGCGGCTATACGGCGATTTCTTCGATTTCGGCGGTGTCCGACGTGACGCTGTCCTCGTCGCGGCCGCAGCTCCCGCTCGCGCAACGGCCCTACTACCGGGTGCTAGTACGTGGCGAGCAGCTCGAGCCGAAATCCGGGCGCGCCGACGACTTCGCCTGGCCGCCCAGCTAA